In bacterium, the genomic window CAGCGAACGCGCTGGGCATTGACTTCCACGTCGTCAGTCCTCTTGCCTCCGGCTCGGCTGAGGCGGAAGTCAAGCGCATCCTCTCAATACCCGCGCACCTGAGAGTCGTCTATGGAATACGCCTGGGTTATGCCGCAACCCCGCCACCCTACCTCAGGGTGCGCCGCGACATCGAGGACTTCTGCCACCACAACCGTTTCGGAACCAAAGTTAAGGACTGAAGAACACAAGCCCCGAATCCGAAATAGATGGCCACGAAGACACGAAACGGAGTGAAACGGACTTGTGGCATCCCACACCCATTCGTTTCGTGTCTTTCGTGATTTCGTGGCTTCAACTTCGGTTCTGGGTACAAAGGAGTCCGACATGACATCGAAAGTAGTCGTTATCACCGGCGCGAGCGCCGGAATCGGTGCGGCGACCGCGAAGCTCTTGGCCGCGCGTGGAGACAGGTTGATGCTTGCGGCCCGGCGTCAGACTGAGCTTGCGCAGGTTGCAGCGCAGTGCGGCGCCGGCGCGCGGTTCACGGTGACCGACGTTACGCGTCGCGCCGATGTCGAGCATCTGCGGGACGAGGCCCTGCGCGAGTTCGGACACGTGGACGTGTGGATAAACAACGCCGGCCGCGGCATCAGTCGCCCGGTGCTGGACCTGACTGATGAGGACTTCGACCAGATAATGGCCGTCAACGTGAAGTCCGCCCTGTACGGCATGCAGGCGATCGTGCCCCATTTCAAGGAGCGCGGGGCGGGTCATCTCATCAACGTATCGTCCGCGCTCGGTCGCATTCCGTTCGTCAGCGTCCGCTCGGTCTACAGCGCGGCCAAGGCAGCGCTCAACAGCCTGACCGCCAACCTGCGCATGGAGCTGCGCACCGCCTACCCGAATATCCAGTATCGGTGGTGATGCCGCCGATGGTGAGTTCGGATTTCGGACGCAACGCGCTTCACGCCACGCCGC contains:
- a CDS encoding SDR family oxidoreductase, giving the protein MTSKVVVITGASAGIGAATAKLLAARGDRLMLAARRQTELAQVAAQCGAGARFTVTDVTRRADVEHLRDEALREFGHVDVWINNAGRGISRPVLDLTDEDFDQIMAVNVKSALYGMQAIVPHFKERGAGHLINVSSALGRIPFVSVRSVYSAAKAALNSLTANLRMELRTAYPNIQYRW